In Halobaculum sp. XH14, a single genomic region encodes these proteins:
- a CDS encoding FKBP-type peptidyl-prolyl cis-trans isomerase, whose translation MSEEEQADAAESADAGADGETEADEESEDGIQRNDFVTLEYTVRTVPGEDEEEGQVVDTTSEEVAEEAGIDDEEYDFSPRTVVVGEGHVFESVDDDLLGKDVGDSNVVTVPAEEGFGSFDPDDVRTVSVDKIPEDDRYPGAQVTVDGDQGYLETVIGGRARVDFNHPLAGDDLEYEYEIVGIVEDREEQAASMLAMYLQEAPEVRIESETVEEEVTLEATENEEGEMEKETELRDVEKETLYIEASPMMQMNQQWMFSKQQIAQDLMGRLGLDKVIVEEVIDGSGGMMGGMGGMMGGMGGMGGGDVEDVEEALDDVDVDADELVEELDADEE comes from the coding sequence ATGAGCGAAGAAGAGCAGGCAGACGCGGCCGAGTCCGCGGATGCCGGCGCGGACGGCGAGACCGAGGCGGACGAGGAGAGCGAGGACGGAATCCAGCGGAACGACTTCGTCACGCTCGAGTACACCGTCCGGACCGTCCCCGGCGAGGACGAGGAGGAGGGCCAGGTCGTCGACACCACCAGCGAGGAGGTCGCCGAGGAGGCCGGCATCGACGACGAGGAGTACGACTTCTCCCCGCGCACCGTCGTCGTCGGCGAGGGCCACGTGTTCGAGAGCGTCGACGACGACCTGCTCGGCAAGGACGTGGGCGACTCGAACGTCGTCACCGTCCCCGCCGAGGAAGGGTTCGGCTCGTTCGACCCCGACGACGTGCGGACCGTCAGCGTCGACAAGATCCCCGAGGACGACCGCTACCCCGGCGCGCAGGTGACCGTCGACGGCGATCAGGGCTACCTCGAGACCGTCATCGGCGGCCGCGCGCGCGTCGACTTCAACCACCCGCTGGCCGGCGACGACCTCGAGTACGAGTACGAGATCGTCGGGATCGTCGAGGACCGCGAGGAGCAGGCCGCGAGCATGCTGGCGATGTACCTCCAGGAAGCGCCGGAGGTCCGCATCGAGTCCGAGACCGTCGAGGAGGAGGTCACCCTCGAGGCGACCGAGAACGAGGAGGGCGAGATGGAAAAGGAGACCGAGCTCCGCGACGTCGAGAAGGAGACGCTGTACATCGAGGCGTCCCCCATGATGCAGATGAACCAGCAGTGGATGTTCTCGAAACAGCAGATCGCCCAGGACCTGATGGGCCGGCTCGGGCTCGACAAGGTCATCGTCGAGGAGGTCATCGACGGCTCCGGCGGCATGATGGGCGGCATGGGCGGCATGATGGGTGGCATGGGCGGAATGGGCGGCGGCGACGTCGAGGACGTCGAGGAGGCGCTCGACGACGTCGACGTGGATGCGGACGAACTCGTCGAGGAGCTCGACGCCGACGAGGAGTAA
- the cyaB gene encoding class IV adenylate cyclase has product MYEVEVKVRADHDAVRDRLAELGAERVGGVTQTDVYYDAPHREFAETDEALRLRRERGSEDGDGNADGRADESTETRLTYKGPLVERASKTREERETAVADPKAMRGILDGLGFEPAATVEKERERFLLDGYTVTLDSVVGLGEFLEVEAEAAESEIETVREGALDVLRDLRLDPEERIRTSYLGLLLAAGRDVSQ; this is encoded by the coding sequence ATGTACGAGGTCGAGGTGAAGGTGCGGGCCGACCACGACGCCGTGCGGGACCGACTCGCCGAACTCGGTGCCGAACGGGTCGGCGGGGTCACACAGACGGACGTGTACTACGACGCGCCCCACCGCGAGTTCGCCGAGACGGACGAGGCGCTTCGGCTCCGCCGCGAGCGGGGATCCGAAGACGGCGACGGGAACGCCGACGGACGGGCGGACGAATCGACCGAAACCCGGCTCACCTACAAGGGGCCGCTCGTCGAGCGGGCGTCCAAGACCCGCGAGGAACGCGAGACGGCGGTCGCGGATCCGAAGGCGATGCGGGGGATTCTCGACGGGCTCGGCTTCGAGCCGGCGGCGACCGTGGAGAAGGAGCGGGAGCGGTTCCTGCTCGACGGCTACACCGTCACGCTCGATTCTGTCGTGGGGCTGGGGGAGTTCCTCGAGGTCGAGGCGGAGGCCGCCGAATCGGAGATCGAGACCGTCAGGGAGGGTGCGCTCGACGTCCTCAGGGACCTCCGTCTGGACCCCGAGGAGAGGATCAGGACCTCGTACCTCGGCCTGCTGCTCGCCGCCGGGAGAGATGTCTCACAGTAA
- a CDS encoding methionine adenosyltransferase, with translation MRNIQVSELDRAAVEDQDVEIVERKGLGHPDSICDGIAESVSRALSRLYLDRVGKVLHYNTDETQLVAGSASPAFGGGEVLEPIYVLIVGRATKKYEGQTLPVERTAIEAARAYLRRKFPELDVGGDVILDVKLGEGSGDLQQVFGEEGAQVPEANDTSFGVGHAPRTETERIVLEAEHALNGRYGDDHPELGQDIKLMGKREGDEIDITVAAAMVDAHVEDMDDYVAAVDAVEAYVTDLAEEYTDREVHVQVNTADDLAEGAIYLTTTGTSAEQGDDGSVGRGNRANGLITPNRPMSMEATSGKNPVNHIGKIYNLLSTDIAEAVVAEVDGIRDLQVRLLSQIGRPIDQPHVADAQVVTEDGVAVSDVEPEVRAIVDERLANVTDVTRRVIDGDLSTF, from the coding sequence ATGAGGAACATCCAGGTGTCCGAACTCGACCGCGCGGCGGTCGAGGATCAGGACGTGGAGATCGTCGAACGGAAGGGGCTCGGCCATCCCGACTCCATCTGTGATGGCATCGCGGAGTCGGTCTCGCGGGCGCTCTCGCGGCTGTATCTCGACCGCGTCGGCAAGGTCCTCCACTACAACACCGACGAGACCCAGCTCGTCGCTGGCTCCGCCTCCCCGGCGTTCGGCGGCGGCGAGGTGCTCGAACCGATCTACGTGCTCATCGTCGGGCGCGCCACGAAGAAGTACGAGGGGCAGACGCTCCCCGTCGAACGGACGGCCATCGAGGCCGCGCGGGCGTACCTCCGGCGGAAGTTCCCCGAACTCGACGTCGGCGGGGACGTCATCCTCGACGTGAAGCTCGGCGAGGGCTCGGGCGACCTCCAGCAGGTGTTCGGCGAGGAGGGCGCACAGGTGCCCGAGGCGAACGACACCTCCTTCGGCGTCGGCCACGCGCCCCGGACCGAGACCGAGCGGATCGTCCTCGAGGCCGAGCACGCGCTCAACGGGCGGTACGGCGACGACCACCCAGAACTCGGCCAGGACATCAAGCTGATGGGCAAGCGCGAGGGCGACGAGATCGACATCACGGTCGCGGCCGCGATGGTCGACGCCCACGTCGAGGACATGGACGACTACGTGGCGGCCGTCGACGCGGTCGAGGCGTACGTCACCGACCTCGCCGAGGAGTACACCGACCGCGAGGTCCACGTGCAGGTGAACACCGCCGACGACCTCGCGGAGGGCGCGATCTACCTCACGACGACCGGCACCTCGGCCGAGCAGGGCGACGACGGTTCCGTCGGGCGCGGCAATCGAGCGAACGGGCTCATCACCCCGAACCGGCCGATGAGCATGGAGGCGACGTCCGGGAAGAACCCCGTCAACCACATCGGGAAGATCTACAACCTGCTTTCGACCGACATCGCCGAGGCGGTCGTCGCGGAGGTCGACGGCATCCGCGACCTCCAGGTCCGACTGCTCTCCCAGATCGGCCGCCCCATCGACCAGCCCCACGTCGCCGACGCGCAGGTCGTCACCGAGGACGGCGTCGCGGTCTCGGACGTGGAACCGGAGGTCCGCGCGATCGTCGACGAGCGGCTGGCGAACGTCACCGACGTCACCCGCCGCGTCATCGACGGCGACCTCTCCACCTTCTGA
- a CDS encoding thioredoxin family protein, with translation MSSRLDTMRPDPVGSRAAPPEAIDVLADDSLTFRVWGGDWCGDCTSQLPAFAAALGAAGVPDERIEQYPVEKVDGEKRGPGMDEYGVEFIPTVVVERDGTEVARFVESADASIAAFLAAELAEDDA, from the coding sequence ATGAGCAGCCGACTCGACACGATGCGGCCGGATCCGGTGGGGTCCCGAGCGGCCCCGCCGGAAGCCATCGACGTGCTCGCGGACGACTCGCTGACGTTCAGGGTCTGGGGCGGCGACTGGTGTGGTGACTGCACGAGCCAGTTGCCCGCGTTCGCGGCCGCGCTCGGTGCGGCTGGCGTGCCGGACGAGCGGATCGAACAGTACCCGGTCGAGAAGGTCGACGGCGAGAAGCGGGGGCCCGGAATGGACGAGTACGGCGTCGAGTTCATCCCGACCGTCGTCGTGGAGCGGGACGGGACGGAAGTCGCCAGGTTCGTCGAGAGCGCCGACGCGTCCATCGCGGCGTTCCTCGCGGCGGAGCTGGCGGAAGACGACGCGTAG
- a CDS encoding PLP-dependent cysteine synthase family protein — protein sequence MDDSVLETIGSPLVRVDSPPGTTVAAKLESHNPGGSAKDRPARYMVEAAEADGLLEPGDAIVEPTSGNTGVGLALVGAATGYDVTLVMPASKSEERRRVMKAYGADIELVEGSIEDAKEHADELEADGMVQLRQFENEANPRSHYETTAEELLDQLEGRTPDALVAGVGTGGTVTGIGRRLREAFPAMDVVAVEPERSAVLSGGPVEADEFQGMGPGFLSPNLDVDLLDGVFTVGIGEAEAECRRIAREEGVLVGQSGGASNLRARDVARAFAAGEDPGYGDVTAAGWEPRPDAGESGADPLVLTVFPDSGERYMSTGLFD from the coding sequence ATGGACGACTCCGTGCTGGAGACGATCGGCTCGCCGCTCGTCCGGGTCGACTCGCCGCCCGGGACGACAGTCGCGGCGAAGCTGGAGTCACACAACCCGGGCGGGTCGGCGAAGGACCGTCCGGCGCGGTACATGGTCGAGGCCGCCGAGGCGGACGGCCTGCTGGAGCCGGGGGACGCCATCGTCGAACCCACCTCCGGGAACACGGGCGTCGGCCTCGCGCTCGTCGGCGCGGCGACGGGCTACGACGTGACGCTGGTGATGCCGGCCTCGAAGAGCGAGGAGCGCCGCCGGGTGATGAAGGCGTACGGCGCGGACATCGAACTCGTCGAGGGGAGCATCGAGGACGCGAAGGAGCACGCGGACGAACTGGAGGCCGACGGGATGGTACAGCTCCGCCAGTTCGAGAACGAGGCGAACCCGCGCTCGCACTACGAGACGACCGCCGAGGAGCTCCTGGACCAGCTCGAGGGACGAACCCCGGACGCGCTGGTCGCCGGCGTCGGCACCGGCGGCACCGTCACCGGGATCGGCAGACGGCTCCGCGAGGCGTTCCCGGCGATGGACGTCGTCGCGGTCGAACCGGAACGGAGCGCCGTCCTCTCGGGCGGGCCGGTCGAGGCTGACGAGTTCCAGGGGATGGGCCCGGGCTTTCTCAGCCCGAACCTGGACGTCGACCTGCTCGACGGCGTGTTCACCGTCGGCATCGGGGAGGCCGAAGCCGAGTGCCGACGGATCGCGCGCGAGGAGGGCGTTCTCGTCGGCCAGTCCGGCGGCGCGTCGAACCTGCGGGCGCGGGACGTCGCCCGCGCGTTCGCGGCCGGCGAGGACCCCGGCTACGGCGACGTGACTGCGGCGGGCTGGGAGCCGCGACCCGACGCCGGCGAGTCGGGCGCGGACCCGCTGGTCCTCACGGTGTTCCCGGACTCGGGCGAGCGGTACATGTCGACCGGGCTGTTCGACTGA
- a CDS encoding DUF5804 family protein produces the protein MPTVCLVGEPGSELRYELLSRETARDALSTYDRTSPFENSIAVETVSLGAAVSLLNDLNWYLVRFVDEAFVKDPSVSEDEWLSRELATEVRNDDVRPEETDRLLKVYGVEDGELLEPMYLARSDDAPLPEYDLHDVEETVRVRVTEAEFEG, from the coding sequence ATGCCAACGGTGTGTCTCGTCGGGGAGCCGGGCTCGGAGCTCCGGTACGAGCTCCTCTCGCGGGAGACGGCTCGGGACGCGCTCTCCACCTACGACCGCACGTCCCCGTTCGAGAACAGCATCGCCGTCGAGACCGTGAGCCTCGGCGCGGCCGTCTCGCTGCTGAACGACCTGAACTGGTATCTGGTCCGGTTCGTCGACGAGGCGTTCGTCAAGGACCCCTCCGTCTCCGAGGACGAGTGGCTCTCGCGCGAACTCGCGACCGAGGTCCGGAACGACGACGTCAGGCCCGAGGAGACCGACCGGCTGCTGAAGGTGTACGGCGTCGAGGACGGCGAACTGCTGGAGCCGATGTATCTCGCCCGGAGCGACGACGCGCCGCTGCCCGAGTACGACCTGCACGACGTCGAGGAGACGGTCAGGGTGCGCGTCACCGAAGCGGAGTTCGAGGGCTGA
- a CDS encoding CoA-acylating methylmalonate-semialdehyde dehydrogenase, with translation MDGPPTAETVRNYAGGTWRRPAGDEGRDVVNPATGESVGRVDFSSAGDVDDAVAAANEAFEDWSETAVEARIQPLFRLKRLLEGNQESLAETLVTEHGKTTDEALGEIRRGIENVEVACGAPSLMQAGHLPHAAPDIDETAVRKPLGTFLAVTPFNFPAMIPLWFLPYAVATGNTFVLKPSERDPFTAVRIAELVEEAGFPDGVVNVVHGGPDTVNRLITHDGIEGVSFVGSTPIARHVYETAAGAGKRVQAQGGAKNHIVVSAEADLEHAVEQTVSSAFANAGQRCLANPVAVVEDAVYEPFAEALVDATGDLTVGPGLDADTEMGPLVSAAHRESVLEYVETGVAEGGRLLLDGRERDVPGEGSYLGPTIFGDVDPDDALAREEIFGPVLALVRASDFGEALDVVNGSRFGNAASLFTRDGGEARRFRHEVDAGNLGVNVGTAAPMAFFHFGGAKESFFGDLHAQGEDAIRFYTDETVYIERWPDA, from the coding sequence ATGGACGGACCACCCACGGCCGAGACGGTGCGAAACTACGCGGGCGGAACGTGGCGGCGACCCGCCGGCGACGAGGGGCGGGACGTGGTGAACCCCGCGACCGGCGAGTCGGTCGGCCGCGTCGACTTCTCCTCGGCGGGGGACGTCGACGACGCGGTCGCCGCGGCGAACGAGGCGTTCGAGGACTGGAGCGAGACGGCCGTCGAGGCGCGGATCCAGCCGCTGTTCCGGCTGAAACGGCTCCTCGAGGGGAACCAGGAGTCGCTCGCCGAGACGCTCGTGACCGAACACGGCAAGACGACCGACGAGGCGCTCGGCGAGATTCGTCGCGGCATCGAGAACGTCGAGGTCGCCTGTGGCGCGCCCAGCCTCATGCAGGCGGGTCACCTCCCGCACGCCGCGCCGGACATCGACGAGACGGCCGTCCGGAAGCCGCTCGGGACGTTCCTCGCGGTGACGCCGTTCAACTTCCCCGCGATGATCCCGCTGTGGTTCCTGCCGTACGCCGTCGCCACGGGGAACACGTTCGTGCTGAAGCCCAGCGAACGCGACCCGTTCACGGCCGTCCGCATCGCCGAACTCGTCGAGGAGGCAGGGTTCCCGGACGGCGTCGTCAACGTCGTCCACGGCGGGCCGGACACGGTGAACCGGCTCATCACCCACGACGGGATCGAGGGCGTCTCCTTCGTCGGCTCCACGCCGATCGCCCGACACGTGTACGAGACGGCGGCCGGGGCGGGCAAGCGCGTGCAGGCGCAGGGGGGCGCGAAGAACCACATCGTCGTCTCCGCGGAGGCCGACCTCGAGCACGCGGTCGAACAGACCGTCAGCTCCGCGTTCGCGAACGCCGGCCAGCGCTGTCTGGCGAACCCTGTCGCGGTCGTCGAGGACGCGGTGTACGAGCCGTTCGCCGAGGCGCTCGTGGACGCGACCGGCGACCTGACCGTCGGCCCGGGGCTGGACGCCGACACGGAGATGGGGCCGCTCGTCTCGGCGGCCCACCGCGAGTCCGTCCTGGAGTACGTCGAGACCGGCGTGGCGGAGGGCGGGCGGCTGCTGCTCGACGGGCGCGAGCGCGACGTCCCCGGCGAGGGGTCGTATCTCGGCCCGACGATCTTCGGCGACGTCGACCCCGACGACGCGCTCGCCCGCGAGGAGATCTTCGGCCCGGTGCTCGCGCTCGTCCGCGCGTCCGACTTCGGGGAGGCGCTCGACGTCGTGAACGGCTCGCGGTTCGGCAACGCCGCCTCGCTCTTCACCCGCGACGGCGGCGAGGCGAGGCGGTTCCGCCACGAGGTCGACGCCGGGAACCTCGGGGTCAACGTCGGTACCGCGGCGCCGATGGCGTTCTTCCACTTCGGCGGGGCGAAGGAGTCCTTCTTCGGCGACCTCCACGCGCAGGGGGAGGACGCGATCCGCTTTTACACCGACGAGACGGTGTACATCGAGCGCTGGCCCGACGCCTGA
- a CDS encoding glutamate--tRNA ligase — MDDDMRERVRAAAETAALYNALKHGSDPEVGAIMGPLMGENPEFRQHGDEIPGVVAPVANEVAGMDESARRDRLAELAPDLLAELDADEETDERALPDLPNADEYDEIRMRAAPNPNGPWHIGHARMPSVIGTYAERYDGHFIVRFDDTNPDTGVGRPLLWAYDAILEDVDYLGFEPDEVLRASDRVETYYEHARELIDLGGAYTCSCPAEEFRSLKADGEACPHRDKDAETVREEFDAMVAGEYGDGELVLRVKTDIEHKNPALRDFVAFRVVETPHPRPEAESYRAWPMLDFQSGIDDHLTGVTHIVRGIDLQDSAKRQGFVYDYFGWEYPEVLHWGHVQVDEYDVKLSTSTIKERIETGELDGWDDPRVPTIKSIRRRGIRGQALVDAMVELGMSTSDVDLAMSAVYANNRNAIDEDTDRRFLVRDGERIAVTGADRPAAGTPPLHPNHEDRGRRDIPVDDAVLVEPDDLPAEGERVWLKGYGCLRREGDALDWVGTDIEMVREEGVPVVHWVPAGDNVPVRLRTVEGDVHGRAEPGYASYEPDDVVQFERVGFARYDRVDPDETVAYYAHP; from the coding sequence ATGGACGACGACATGCGAGAGCGCGTGCGCGCGGCCGCCGAGACGGCCGCGCTGTACAACGCGCTGAAACACGGCTCCGACCCCGAGGTCGGCGCGATCATGGGCCCGCTGATGGGTGAGAACCCCGAGTTCCGGCAGCACGGCGACGAGATCCCCGGCGTCGTCGCGCCCGTGGCGAACGAGGTCGCGGGCATGGACGAGTCGGCCCGACGCGACCGCCTGGCCGAACTCGCGCCCGACCTGCTGGCGGAACTCGACGCCGACGAGGAGACCGACGAGCGGGCCCTTCCGGACCTCCCGAACGCGGACGAGTACGACGAGATCCGGATGCGCGCCGCGCCGAACCCCAACGGCCCGTGGCACATCGGCCACGCGCGGATGCCCTCGGTCATCGGCACGTACGCCGAGCGCTACGACGGCCACTTCATCGTCCGCTTCGACGACACGAACCCGGACACTGGCGTCGGCCGCCCGCTCCTGTGGGCCTACGACGCCATCCTCGAGGACGTCGACTACCTCGGGTTCGAGCCCGACGAGGTGCTGCGGGCCTCCGACCGCGTCGAGACGTACTACGAGCACGCCCGGGAGCTCATCGACCTGGGCGGCGCGTACACCTGCTCGTGTCCCGCCGAGGAGTTCCGTAGCCTGAAGGCCGACGGCGAGGCCTGTCCCCACCGCGACAAGGACGCCGAGACGGTCCGCGAGGAGTTCGACGCGATGGTCGCGGGCGAGTACGGCGACGGCGAGCTGGTCCTCCGCGTCAAGACCGACATCGAACACAAGAACCCGGCGCTGCGGGACTTCGTCGCCTTCCGCGTCGTCGAGACGCCCCACCCGCGGCCCGAGGCGGAGTCGTACCGCGCGTGGCCGATGCTCGACTTCCAGTCGGGCATCGACGACCACCTGACGGGCGTCACCCACATCGTCCGCGGCATCGACCTGCAGGACTCCGCGAAGCGCCAGGGGTTCGTCTACGACTACTTCGGCTGGGAGTACCCCGAGGTGCTCCACTGGGGCCACGTCCAGGTCGACGAGTACGACGTGAAGCTGTCGACCTCGACGATCAAGGAGCGCATCGAGACCGGCGAACTCGACGGCTGGGACGACCCGCGCGTCCCGACGATCAAGTCGATCCGCCGCCGCGGCATCCGCGGCCAGGCGCTCGTCGACGCGATGGTCGAACTCGGCATGTCGACCAGCGACGTCGATCTGGCGATGTCGGCGGTGTACGCGAACAACCGCAACGCCATCGACGAGGACACCGACCGCCGGTTCCTCGTGCGCGACGGCGAGCGAATCGCCGTGACCGGCGCGGACAGGCCCGCCGCCGGCACCCCGCCGCTCCACCCGAACCACGAGGACCGCGGCCGGCGCGACATCCCCGTCGACGACGCCGTGCTCGTCGAACCCGACGACCTGCCGGCCGAGGGCGAGCGCGTCTGGCTGAAGGGGTACGGCTGTCTCCGGCGCGAGGGCGACGCGCTCGACTGGGTCGGCACCGACATCGAGATGGTCCGCGAGGAGGGCGTCCCGGTCGTCCACTGGGTGCCCGCGGGCGACAACGTCCCGGTCAGGCTCCGGACCGTCGAGGGCGACGTCCACGGCCGCGCCGAACCCGGCTACGCCTCGTACGAACCGGACGATGTGGTCCAGTTCGAGCGCGTCGGCTTCGCGCGCTACGACCGCGTCGACCCCGACGAGACGGTCGCCTACTACGCACACCCCTGA
- a CDS encoding MaoC family dehydratase, giving the protein MTVFFEDVSEGDRSEYGSYEVTREEIIRFAEQYDPQWFHVDEERIERESPYGGLIASGWHTAAMTMRMLVEAEFRDAASVGAKGTDELRWWRPVRPGDTLRIETEIVETVPESPERGLVRVRVETYDGDDERVFSMIGNVMYLTRDG; this is encoded by the coding sequence ATGACCGTGTTCTTCGAGGACGTGAGCGAGGGTGACCGGTCCGAGTACGGCAGCTACGAGGTGACCCGCGAGGAGATCATCAGGTTCGCCGAACAGTACGACCCGCAGTGGTTCCACGTCGACGAGGAGCGGATCGAGCGAGAATCGCCCTACGGCGGGCTCATCGCGTCCGGCTGGCACACCGCCGCGATGACGATGCGCATGCTCGTCGAGGCGGAGTTCAGGGATGCCGCCTCCGTCGGCGCGAAGGGCACCGACGAACTCCGCTGGTGGCGACCGGTTCGTCCCGGCGACACGCTCCGCATCGAGACGGAGATCGTCGAGACCGTCCCCGAGTCCCCGGAGCGCGGGCTGGTTCGCGTGCGGGTGGAGACGTACGACGGCGACGACGAGCGCGTGTTCTCGATGATCGGCAACGTGATGTATCTCACCCGCGACGGCTGA
- a CDS encoding RNA methyltransferase produces MSRGGSDGDDELDAEEGAGGGRETGDDSEYVVVLVEPETPGNVGTVARAMKNFGLSDLKLVNPPELTEGGEAYGFAGHAREDVLPNAETVTFDSVVERYHTVGCTAITGEDARRHVRFPFSTPADVSESLATVEADTALVFGREGRGLNNDELARIDEICSIPASAEYPVLNLGQAATVTLYELRTLFVEETQLPDVERERAAEPDVERLYEQFSSFLDSVEHRDHKRERTERLIRRLVGRAHPTDKEVSTLTGVFRKAARDLEAADLDRESDR; encoded by the coding sequence ATGAGCCGCGGCGGGTCCGACGGCGACGACGAACTGGACGCCGAGGAGGGCGCCGGAGGCGGCCGGGAAACCGGGGACGACAGCGAGTACGTCGTCGTCCTCGTCGAGCCCGAGACGCCGGGGAACGTCGGCACCGTCGCGCGGGCGATGAAGAACTTCGGGCTCTCGGACCTGAAGCTGGTGAACCCGCCCGAACTGACCGAGGGTGGCGAGGCGTATGGGTTCGCCGGGCACGCGCGCGAGGACGTGCTCCCGAACGCCGAGACCGTCACCTTCGACTCGGTGGTCGAGCGCTACCACACCGTCGGCTGCACCGCGATCACCGGCGAGGACGCCCGACGACACGTCCGGTTCCCGTTCTCGACCCCCGCGGATGTGAGCGAGTCGCTGGCGACCGTCGAGGCCGACACGGCGCTCGTGTTCGGCCGCGAGGGCCGCGGGCTGAACAACGACGAACTCGCGCGCATCGACGAGATCTGTTCGATCCCGGCGAGCGCCGAGTACCCGGTGCTCAACCTGGGCCAGGCCGCGACGGTGACGCTGTACGAGCTACGAACCCTGTTCGTCGAGGAGACGCAGTTGCCGGACGTGGAGCGCGAGCGGGCCGCCGAACCCGACGTCGAACGGCTCTACGAGCAGTTCTCGTCGTTCCTCGATTCGGTCGAACACCGCGACCACAAGCGGGAGCGCACCGAGCGGCTGATCCGGCGGCTGGTCGGCCGGGCGCACCCGACCGACAAGGAGGTGAGCACGCTCACCGGCGTGTTCCGGAAGGCGGCACGGGACCTCGAGGCGGCCGACCTCGACCGGGAGTCGGATCGGTGA